The sequence AGGCATACAACAGCGCCCTGGACAGCGGCTCCGACCCGGGTGCCAAGCCCCAAAAGCCGGGCGCCTTCGTCAATCCCGGCGAAACGGGCCGCGCGGAGGCCAAGGAAATCCTCCAGAACGCCCGCAGCCAGCGCAACGAAGCCGCCGAAAAGGCACACCGCGCCCTCCAGAGCGCGCTGGAACACGCTCCGAAGGAACCCAAATTCCTGACGGAGATGACTTTGGACGCCGCCGACGGTGTGGTGGGTGGCGGCCTCAACCTCATGCATGTCGTCGGCGGCGCGACCAAGGCCGTGGTCGGAACGGTCAACATGCTGCGCACGGTGAACCCGATGGAGCCGTACAACATGGCTCACCCCTATATGTACTTGGCCAATGTCTCCAAGACCGGCCTCGGCCTGGTCAGCGCCGCCGCCCACCCCGGCCGCATGGCCAAGGGCATGCTCGGCGAGGGGTGGGGGAGCGACCCGGGAGATGCGGGCGGGGCTCTTTTCGTCAACATCATCGGGGGCAAGGGGGCCGGGGCCATCGGCAAGGGGCTTGTGCGGGCGGGGGCGAGGGACATAGCCAAGGGTGCCGCGCGAGACGCCCTCAAGGACGGCGGCAAGGTCGCCATCAAAGATCGCGCCCGCCAATGGTGGTGCAGGACCTTCGGCAACGACCCCATCGACATGGCCACCGGCCGGATGGCCCTGCCGCAGACCGACATAGATCTTCCCGGCAGCCTCCCCCTCACCTTCACCCGCACCTTCGAGTCCTCGTACCGCACCGGTCGCTGGTTCGGCCCGACCTGGATGAGCACCGTCGACCAACGCCTGGAAATCGACTCCGAAGGCGTCATTCTTATCGGTGAACAGGGCAACCTCCTCGCCTATCCCCACCCGGCCGTAGGCGTCCCCACCCTCCCCATCGAGGGCGACGGCGATCCGCTCGAACGCACCCCCGACGGCGACTACCTCCTCACCAACCCCTCCACCGGCACCCGCCGCTACTTCACCACCTACACCGAAGATCTCGCCGTCCTCGATGAGATCTCCGACCGCCGCGGCAACCACCACACCTTCGACTACACCGAAGACGGCACTCCCACCGCCATCACCCACAGCGCCGGCTACCGCCTCCTGCTCACCACCGACAACGGCCGCATCACCGCCCTCCACCTGGCGGGCGCGGCTCTCGACGGCGGCGACCAGCTCCTGATGACGTACGGCTACGACGAAGCCGGAAACCTCGTCACCACCACCAACTCCTCCGGCCTGCCCCTCCGCTTCACCTACGACGACCTGGGCCGCATCACGTCCTGGACGGACACCAACAACAGCAGCTACAGCTACGTCTACGACGACCAGGACCGCTGCACCTCACAGGGCGGCATCGCAGGCCACCTCCGTGCCCACTTCACCTGGGGCGACCCGGACCCCGTAACGGGCCTGCGCACCAACCTCTTCTACAACTCCCAGGGCGGAGTCACCCGCTACGAGGTCAACGATCACCACCAGATCGTCGCGGAAACCGACCCCACCGGTGCCACCACCCGCACCGTCCGCGACGCCAAGCACCGCATCCTGTCCACCACCGACCCCCTGGGCCGCACCACCAGCTTCACTTACGACGATGAGGGTCGCCTCACCAGCGTCACCCTCCCAGATGGCACCGCTACCTCCACCACCTACAACGAGGACGGCCACCCGCTAAGCATCACCGGCCCGGACGGCACCACCTGGACCCACACCTACGATGCCAACGGCAACCGCACCTCCACCACGGATCCCACCGGCGCCACCACCACCTACACCCACGACACACGAGGTCACCTCGCTTCCGTCACCGACGCCCTCGACAACACCACCCGCCTCTACTGCAACGAGGCCGGCCTACCGCTCAGCATCACTAACCCCCTGGGCGCCACCACCCACTACCGCCGCGACGCCTTCGGCCGCACGACCTCGGTCACTGACCCCCTCGGCGAAACCACGCACATGGTGTGGACAGTGGAAGGCAAACTGGCGGTCCGTCTCGACCCCACCGGCGCTACCGAGAAGTGGACCTACGACGGCGAAGGCAACCGCACTTCACACACCAATGCCATCGGCCAGACCACTCACTATGAATTTGGCCACTTCGATCTACCCACGGCCCGCACTGACCCCGATGGCGTTCGCCACGAGTTCACCCACGACACCGAACTACGCCTCACTCAGGTCGCCAATCCCCAGGGCCTGACCTGGAACTACACCTACGATGGCGCCGGGCGCCTGATCTCCGAGTCGGACTTCGACGACCGGACCCTCACCTACACCCACGACGCCGCAGGCCAACTTGTCACCCGCACCAATGCCCTCGGCGAGGTCACCGCCTACACCCGCGACGTCCTGGGCCGGATCACCTCCAAAGACGCCGCCGGGCTGCTCACCACCTACGAGCACGACGTTGCTGGCAACCTCCGTCAGGCCACCAACCCCGACGCCGCCGTCACCTACACCCGCGACGTCCTGGGCCGCGTCACCGCCGAGTCGGTGAACGGCCGCACCATGACGTTCACCTACGACGCCCTGGGGCGGCGCACCTCCCGCACCACGCCTACCGGCCACACCACTACCTACGCCTACGACGCCGCCGGCAATCGCACGGCGATGGACATCTCCGGCCACACCCTCACCTTCGACCACGATGCCGCTGGCCAAGAACTGACCCGCACCATCGGTGACAGCCTCCAGTTGGCCCACACTTGGGACCCCACGGGTCGCCTCGCCACACAATCCTTCACCACCACCGCGGCGGGAGCTGCTCAAACGCAGCTCCACCGCTCGTACACATACCGCCCCGACGGCTATCTCACCGCCGTCGATGACTCTCACACCGGCCGCCGCACCTTCGCCCTCGACCGCGCAGGCCGAGTCACCGCAGTCCACGCCACGAACTGGACCGAGACCTATGCCTACGATGCAGCAGGCAACCAGACCCACGCCGATTGGCCCGCCCAGCACCCCAATCCGTCAGCCCGAGGCGACCGGTCCTACGAAGGCACCTGCATTACACGCGCCGGTGCCATCCGCTACGAACACGATGTCCTGGGCCGCGTAACCCTCCGCCAAAAAACCCGCCTCTCCCGCAAGCCAGATACTTGGCAATACACGTGGAATGCTGAGGACCGACTCACTTCAGTTGTCACTCCTGACGGCACCACCTGGCGCTACCAGTATGACCCCTTCGGTCGCCGAATAGCCAAGCACCGCTTGGCAAGCGACGGCGAAACGTTCGCCGAGCAGACAAACTTCGCCTGGGACGGAACTACCGTCACCGAACAAACCACCCAGGCCCTCACTGCTAAAGAGGCCGTAACCCTCACATGGGACCACCAGGGCCTCGCACCACTAACCCAGACAGAGCGCAAAACCGCAGTCTCAGTTCTGCCCCGAGCCTCCCAACAGGCCATTGATCAGCGCTTCTTCTCTATCGTCACTGATCTGGTTGGCACTCCCACCGAACTCATATCTGAGTCTGGCGATATCGCTTGGCGCACCCGAGCGACACTATGGGGCTCAACTACCTGGAATGGCAACGCCACGGCATACACGCCGCTGAGGTTTCCAGGACAGTACTTCGACTCAGAGACGCAGCTCCACTATAACTACTTCCGCATCTTCGATGCCGATACAGCCCGCTACCTCACGCTTGACCCCCTCGGGCTAAGCCCGACCCCCAACCCTGCGTCGTATGTCACCAATCCCAATGCATGGACGGACCCTCTCGGCCTATCGCCCTGCGAAGTCGCCCTTGGGTACAAGAATCATGGTATCGAGGCGTTCGCGCAAGAAAGAGGGATTCATCACTTCATGGGGCTTTCCGCTGATGAATGGCGTGGCCCTGTATTGGATGCCATCAAAGATGGATCGGTAAAAATTCATGTGAGTATGAAGGGTTTCTCGGGGGGGTTTGAAGGTATGGCAAAGAGGGGTTTGGGTCACGAAAAGGGAATAGCCCCACATGCGACAGAAGAAGAGATGGGGTGGATAGCCAGAGCCGTGAGGCATGGCTATCGCGACTGGGGCAGTATCAAGTTCTATGGTCGTGATGGAGAAATTGTCCATGTTCCCGAACCCGACTGGCCAACTTTCGGGAGGGTTATTCCTTTCTTTGACTGAGTCCTTGGAATCGTGCCTCAGCGGCCACCGCCTCCTGCTATTATGAGATTTCTCAGACTCCAACCGTAGAAGGGTGTTACTCAAGTGGAACCAGAAAACGAGTCGAACCCGAAGGTCTCAGAAGTACTGAATCCGGACCTGTACCCGGATCTGGTCCAGTCGGGCGGACTTGCATCTGCCATTCTTCAGACGTCCCAGGCGAGTGGGATTGAGGTGGGGGTAATACGTCCTATGTCATCATCTAAGGAATCTCAGCTCGTCACTGCCGAGGCTATCTCGAATAGGGGACCCATTTCCATTCTCCTAGGTGCGGAAAAACGTTGGTTCTCCATCAGTATCGAAGGTGACGTTCACCCATGGGCGAGCGGTGGCACCGCCGATCTCCTGTCTGTGGCCAGGGTAATTGGGGCGTGGCGGAAGGGTGTGAAGCTCAAGGAGTTGAATGCTCACTTCCCTTTTATGCAGTACGATGAATTGGCGCAGTCGTACGAAAATGGCGACCCTGTCGCGACTCAGTGGGGAAATCTTCTCACGGATGAGATGTTCTCATCCGCCCGAGGGCTGCTGCGCCAGATCCATTCGGATGATCAATTGCGCAAGCTCTTTCCGTTTTTTAGTCACGGCACCCTTCGCCTCGCCAGGGATTACTCCGACAGGACGGCTGGAGAAATCTGGATCACCCCTCTGCGTAGTGGTGGGTATCGAATCGAATCCACGGACTCGGACATAAACAGGGAAGAGGTGGAATCGACGGATCAAATAATCGATATCGCACTCTCGCTCCTGGGTCGCCCGTAGTTAGCTGCATCTTCGGCGCTGCCCCGAATGCGCTTTGCCGTCAAGTGGTTGAAATCCTTTCGTGCGCGTATGAAGAAATCGCAAATAAGGCGACCCAATGGAGGAGTGTACCTAAATCTGGGATTCTCATTCTCCATCTGATCGAAAACGATTTGGCCGCTGTGGGGAATATTGCATCTAGCCTGCCCGAGAATCCCATGACCCAACAGTTGCACTCATTGCTAGCGCTGGTGCAGCGCCTTCCCCGAGCGTGGGCATGTAGAGATCGCGGTCATGAGAGACGGCGACTGCCGAGCGCCAGCCTGGTCCCATGTCGCCATGAGTGAGGTTAGTAGGGACTCCTGGCCTGAGGTCGGCGTCCGCGTAGAGTACGCCCTCACCCGCATGAAGAGATGGAAAGACTGAGGTGGCGGCGGACCGCTGATGCCGCCGCGCGAAGGGGTGCTGGTGGCTCAACGATGGACATCTTCCCGGGGCTGGGAGAAGCAGGACCAGACCCAGGAAGACGCACAGCGGTTGCTTGTCGGCGTGTGACAGAGCGGTTAGTGCACCAGCTGCGTGGCCTCCGTACCGAAGTACGCGCTCAGCGCCTCGTTTACACACTCCGTGGCCTTCTCGGCTGATGTCGCGACGGCCACGTAGCCGTCCGGCCGTATGAGGAATATTCCAGGATGGGACCCATACGCGTCGCCGATGTACCCTTCCGAATCGAGCAGGTCTGCCTTCGAGCCTCCCACGCGGTACACGCGCACCAATTCACCATCCAGAGGTGCGAGTTCGACGTAGGCGCCCAGCGCAAGAACAGTGAAATGCGCCCCCCGATAAGCCTCGAATAGCCGGAACGGCCGCCCATCAGTCGTCGTGCACGGCGCATCCGGCGCCCGATCCCCCGCCCGCAACTCGTCCTCAGGAACATCCGGCCGCAGTTCCTGCGTCAGCGGGCTCTCCCGATAGCCGATGTCCAGCTGATGCAGATCCCGTCCGCGGCGCATGGAGCGGGAGCGGAAGAGGCGCGTGCTGGTGTCGAGGATGCGGGCGGCTATGGGGCGGCGTTCGGATTCGTAGGTGTCCAGGAGGGTGTCGGGGGCGCCGTGGCGGAGGACCTGGGCGAGTTTCCAGCCGAGGTTGTAGGCGTCCTGGACGCTGGTGTTCAGGCCCTGGCCGCCGGCCGGGGTGTGGACGTGGGCCGCGTCGCCGGCGAGGAAGATCCGGCCGACGCGGAAGCGGTCGACCATGCCGACGCGCGGGCGGAAGACGGAGGACCAGCGCACCTCGCGGATCTGGTCGGCGGTCAGGTGGGTGTGGGCGGCGATCAGGGCGCGGACGGCGTCGGGTGAGGTCTCCGGCGTGCTCTCGGGGGGCACCGCGATGAAGGACTGGAACAGGTCCGTGCGGGCCAGCGGCAGCATCATGGCGAAGCCGCCGCCGGGCGGCATCCAGCGGTGCCAGTGGTCCCGGTCGAGCCCGTCGACCCGGATGTCGGCGAGCACCGCGGCGCCTTCCTCCAGTTCGGGACCGCTCATCCCGATGCCGAGGCCCCGGCGTACGGTGCTGCGTCCGCCGTCCGCGGCGACCAGGTAGCGGGAGACGACGGTCCGGGTGCCGCCGTCGGGGAGGGTGAGGTGGGCCCGTACGGTCTCCGAGTCCTGGTCGAAGGCGGTCAGTTCGGTGCCGAAGAGGACGTTGCCGCCGAGGCTCTGGAGGCGCGCGTGGAGGACTTCGACGTTGCGCCACTGGGGGACCATCAGGACGTTGGAGTACGGCGCGGACGGTGTGGGGTCGACGCGTTCGATCAACTGGTGGCGGGAGGCGATTCGGCCGTCCTCCCACATGGCCACGGGCGGGTAGTCGCCGCCGGCCGCCTGTATGGCCTCCAGGACTCCGAGGTCCTCGTAGACCTCCTGCGTACGCGGCTGGAGGCCGGTGCCGCGGCCGCCGGGGGAGAGGCGCTCCTGGCGCTCGACGACCAGGGCGGAGACGCCGCGCCGGGTGAGGTCGATGGCGAGGGCGAGGCCGGTGGGGCCGGCGCCCGAAATCAGGACGTCGACGGTCGGAGGAGTCACGCCGGCTGTGGCGGCTGTAGCGCTCGTAGCGCCCGTAGCAGTCACAGCACTCGTAGCGCTCACAGCGGTCGTAACGGATTCCATGGCAGCTTCCTCACCGGCGTCCTTAACGTTGTTAAGTTCCATGCTTCTGAGAATGCGCTTAACGGTGTTAAGTTGTCAACATGGTTTCGCGCATCGACCGGAAGCAAGTGGTGGAGACCGCCCTGCGCCTGCTGAACGAGGTGGGGCTCGACGGGCTGACCCTGCGCCGTATCGCGAAGGAGCTGAACGTCCAGGCGCCCGCCCTGTACTGGCACTTCAAGAACAAGCAGGAGCTGCTGGACGAGATGGCCACCGAGATATTCCGGCGGATGACCGTACAGCTGAGGGCGGGGACCGGCCCGTGGGGCGACGGCCCCGGTTACACCTGGCAGGACGCCGCGCTCACCGCCGCCCGCGAGCTTCGCCGCGAACTCCTCAGCTACCGCGACGGCGGCAAGGTCTTCAGCGGTACGCGGATGACCGACGAGAGCGCCGCCGGGCCGCTGGAGACCCACCTGGGCCGGATCGTCGCGGCGGGCTTCACGCCGCGCGAGGCGGTGCGGGCCTGGTTCACCCTGTACAACTTCACCATCGGCCTGGTCATCGAGGAGCAGTCGGTCCACCCGGATCCGGAGAACCCGGCCCACCGGGATCCGGCCTACGACCTCGAAGCACGCCAACGCCGCCTCGGGGACAGCCATCCACTGGCGGCCGCGGCGGGACCGGAGATGTTCGGCGATATGGAGGCGGCGTTCGAGGCGGGGCTGCGGATCATCGTCGCGGGGATCGAGGCGACGCGGGGGAGGGGGTAGGGGGAGCCCCCTCAGGCGCTCGCCCTCTCACCTCCCCCCGTGCCCCCCTCAGGCGCTCGCCCCCGCCCCCGTAACCGCGATCCATCCCTTCAACCGCGGCGTCAACGGCCGCTCCACCCACCGGTGCAGCGCCCACGCCAGTGCCAGCATCAGCCCCACCGTCAGTCCCAGCGTGGCGTACGCGGGGAGACCGAGGTCCCGGTGCAGGACGCGGACCACGACCCAGCCCAGGTGCTCGTGGACGAGGTAGAAGGGGTAGGTGAGCGCGCCGGCCACGGTCAGCCAGCGCCAGTTCAGGCGGTGCAGGCCGCCCAGGGCCACGGCCGCGACCAGGACGAAGCCGAGGGTGACGACGGCGATGATGCCGGCCGCGGAGCGGTAGGAGAAGGCATGGACGGTGGGGGCGTGCCAGAGTCCGGCGACCGCGTAGTGCTGGCCTATCAGCCAGCTGACCACGACGATCGCCCAGGCTATGGGGTCGCGCGCGCCATAGCGGTGCAGCAGGTACAGGCCTACGCCGCCGATGAAGAACGGGGCGTACTCGGGCATCAGGACGACGTTCAGGAACGGCTGGTGGGCAGCCTGGGCCAGCGCCGCGGCCAAGGTCCAGCCGGCGCAGAAGAGGACGACGCGGCCGCGGGTGGCGCCGGGCAGGACGATGCACAGGGCGAAGAGGGCGTAGAAGCGCATCTCGGCCCACAGCGTCCAGCAGACGCCGAGCACGCGGTGCACCCCGAGCGGCTGCTGAAGCATCGTCAGATTGGTGAGGACCTCGCTGGGGGTCAGGGCCTTGTAGGCGACCCAGGGGAGCGCGAAGACGAGCGTGATGAGCAGGATCGCGGCCCAGTACGCCGGATAGAGGCGCGAGATGCGGGAGGCGGTGAAGGCCCGCAGGGTGCGGCCCCAGCCGCTGAGGCAGATGACGAAGCCGCTGATGATGAAAAAGATCTGGACGCCTAGGCAGCCGTAGGCGAAGTACGGGGCGAGGGTGGGGAATTGGTGGGCCGGCGAACCGCCCCAGGCCGCGGATATCTCGCCGCTGCGCCCCCCGTAGTGGTACGCCGCGACCATCAGCGCGGCCAGCAGTCGCAGCCCGTCCAGCGCGCGCAGCCTGGAGGAGCCGCCCTCCCGGCTGCGCACCCGTATGGAACGGGGGGCGGGGACCGGCGCCGCGGAAGGCGCGTCCGACGTCAGCTCCGTGGTCGTCATCCGAATACGGCCCGCTTCTTCAGTCGCCGCTGGACGGCCCGCGCCCGCCGCGCGACCCTGCGCACGGTGGCATTGCGCGGGATGAACGCCAGCTGCGAGGGGATCGCGCCGGGCAGCGCCAGTGCGGTCAGGCGGCGGCGTTTGAAGTAGCGCCAGGTGTGCTGGTCCAGGCGCGTGGCCAGATAGCGCTCGGTGGCCGGGCGGAGGTTCGGGTAGATCTGGTGCTGCATGGCGTAGCCGACGGCGGTGACCAGGCCGGCGATGTCCCCGGGGGCGGTGTGCGGCGTCGCGCTGCGGTCGGCGAGGTCGGGGACCAGCGCATCGACGATCGTGACGGGGATGCGGTTGCTGTTCTGGTACGGGGCGAGCCGCTCCAGCAGCAGGCCGGTGCCGGTGCGCGCGGTCGGCAGGTCGTAGAAGGTCGAGGCCGTCAGCAGCGCGGTGGAGAAGCAGCCCACGACGAGGGCCGGGCGCATGCGCTGGTAGAGGACCTCGGCGAGGACCGGGCGGTCCAGTACGGTCAGCGCGAGGTCCCGCTTCTCGGCCTCCCGCTCCAGCAGCCGCGACCAGCGGGCCGGTGCGGACGGATGCGGTTTGAAGACGATCTCCCGGTGGCCGCGCTCGGCGGCGCCCCGCAGCATTTGGACGTGCAGTTCCTCTTCTTCCTCGGGGGTGAGGATCCCCAGGGCCGAGAGGTACTGGCCCAGCAGCAGCGCCGCCCCTTCGGGCACCTCCAACTCGCCGCCGGACTGCGGGAGTTCGTCCGCCTCGGCCAGTTCGGTCAGCACCTTCAGGAAGGCATCGGTCGGTACGGTCTCGGCCGGCACCCCGAACTCGGTGAGCAGCAGCGGCGTCAGCCCCGGCACCAGGTCCAGATGCAGCAGCCGGCCGATCCGGGTGCCGATCAGCGGGTCGAGCTTGTTACGGGTGGGGCCGTAGCTCATCAGGCCGTCGGCGTAGACGTCGAGGGGCGCGCCCGGGAAGACCTGGGCCAGCGCGAGGGCCGGGTTGACCTGGATGGACTCCACGATCAGCTCGACGGGGGAGTCGCCCAGGTCCCACAGCAGCCGCAGATGCCGCTCCCACAGCGGCGCGTCGTCGGCGCGCGGGGACCAGCCGCCGGGGTGGAACGGGCTGATCGTCTCGTTCCAGGACAGCACGCGGTCGAATCGGGTGCTCAGCCGGTCGAAGCCGGGCATGGTGTCCAGCGACGCGGTGGTCTCCGGGGTCGCGGCGTTGTTGCTGAGCAGCAGCAGACGGCGGTCGGCCGGCGCGAAGCGGTCGGCGTCCAGGGCGGCGGCGAGGGTGGCCGCGCCGTAGAGCGTGGACGCCATGAAGATCTGGGTACGGGGCCGGTTCGGCATCAGGCGGCGACCTCCGCCGGGACGGGGCGGCGACGCAGCCGCCGCAGCCGGGACGCACGCTGTACATCCATCGATTCCAGGGCTTCCTTCAGTACGTCCTGCGGCATGCGTTTCATGGCCGCGGCACTCATGGATCGCAATTTACGGGCGACCTGCGGTTCGAAACGTTCGATCGATCCGAGGTGGTGGGAAATGATCGCGCAATAGGTGCGGACCGCTTTCGGGAGCAGCGCCTCCGCATCGCGATCCTGCGCGGTTTCCTCGATCACCTGGTCGAATGCGCGAATAAAGTCCAATTGTCGTACGTCGCCGATCTGGGTCAGCGAAGAGGCGACGCCGCGCCGGTAGAAAACGCCGAGGAGGCCCACCACGGCCATGGATTTCGCCTCGCGGTGCAGCCGCCAGATCCACGGCCGGTCCTCCGCGGTGCGCAGCCCGTCGCGGAAATGCAGCACCCCGTCGTCCAGCAGCCTGCGGTGATAGATACCGGCCCAGGCGTAGGCGTAGTCGACGGAGGTGGAGCGGTCCGCGGGCAGGATCAGCGCGCGCGGGTCCATGACGACGCCGCGCCGGCCGTGCGGGACGCGGTGGACGGCGCGGGCGCGGTTGGTGCACTGGACGTGGTCGGTGCGCAGGAAGTCGCAGCCCAACTCCTCGATGGTGGAGAGGAGTTCGGGGTAGTACCCGGGGGCCAGCCAGTCGTCGCCGTCCAGGAAGGCGACGTATTCGCCCCGCGCCTCGTCCAGGCCGGTGTTACGGGCGGTGGCCAGCCCGCCGTTCTTTTCGTGCCGCAGCACTCTGGCGCCCGGGAGCTCGCGCTCGGCGCGCGCAAGGATCTCGGGGGTCTCGTCGCGTGAACAGTCGTCGACGAGCAGGAATTCGAAGTCCTCGCGGGCATTCGCCGCCAGGCTTTTCAGGGTGTCGGGCGCGTATGTCTGCACGTTGTAGAACGGCACGATGACGGAGAGCTTAACCACCCGGGTGACGTTAGGTGGCCGCCCGGCATTCGTCTTTACGCGGTGCGGACGCCAGGGTGAACGAAGAATGTCGGGATGGTTAACCGGGTCGAT is a genomic window of Streptomyces gilvosporeus containing:
- a CDS encoding acyltransferase family protein, producing the protein MTTTELTSDAPSAAPVPAPRSIRVRSREGGSSRLRALDGLRLLAALMVAAYHYGGRSGEISAAWGGSPAHQFPTLAPYFAYGCLGVQIFFIISGFVICLSGWGRTLRAFTASRISRLYPAYWAAILLITLVFALPWVAYKALTPSEVLTNLTMLQQPLGVHRVLGVCWTLWAEMRFYALFALCIVLPGATRGRVVLFCAGWTLAAALAQAAHQPFLNVVLMPEYAPFFIGGVGLYLLHRYGARDPIAWAIVVVSWLIGQHYAVAGLWHAPTVHAFSYRSAAGIIAVVTLGFVLVAAVALGGLHRLNWRWLTVAGALTYPFYLVHEHLGWVVVRVLHRDLGLPAYATLGLTVGLMLALAWALHRWVERPLTPRLKGWIAVTGAGASA
- a CDS encoding DUF6193 family natural product biosynthesis protein; its protein translation is MEPENESNPKVSEVLNPDLYPDLVQSGGLASAILQTSQASGIEVGVIRPMSSSKESQLVTAEAISNRGPISILLGAEKRWFSISIEGDVHPWASGGTADLLSVARVIGAWRKGVKLKELNAHFPFMQYDELAQSYENGDPVATQWGNLLTDEMFSSARGLLRQIHSDDQLRKLFPFFSHGTLRLARDYSDRTAGEIWITPLRSGGYRIESTDSDINREEVESTDQIIDIALSLLGRP
- a CDS encoding FAD-dependent monooxygenase, producing the protein MTPPTVDVLISGAGPTGLALAIDLTRRGVSALVVERQERLSPGGRGTGLQPRTQEVYEDLGVLEAIQAAGGDYPPVAMWEDGRIASRHQLIERVDPTPSAPYSNVLMVPQWRNVEVLHARLQSLGGNVLFGTELTAFDQDSETVRAHLTLPDGGTRTVVSRYLVAADGGRSTVRRGLGIGMSGPELEEGAAVLADIRVDGLDRDHWHRWMPPGGGFAMMLPLARTDLFQSFIAVPPESTPETSPDAVRALIAAHTHLTADQIREVRWSSVFRPRVGMVDRFRVGRIFLAGDAAHVHTPAGGQGLNTSVQDAYNLGWKLAQVLRHGAPDTLLDTYESERRPIAARILDTSTRLFRSRSMRRGRDLHQLDIGYRESPLTQELRPDVPEDELRAGDRAPDAPCTTTDGRPFRLFEAYRGAHFTVLALGAYVELAPLDGELVRVYRVGGSKADLLDSEGYIGDAYGSHPGIFLIRPDGYVAVATSAEKATECVNEALSAYFGTEATQLVH
- a CDS encoding alpha-2,8-polysialyltransferase family protein; this encodes MPNRPRTQIFMASTLYGAATLAAALDADRFAPADRRLLLLSNNAATPETTASLDTMPGFDRLSTRFDRVLSWNETISPFHPGGWSPRADDAPLWERHLRLLWDLGDSPVELIVESIQVNPALALAQVFPGAPLDVYADGLMSYGPTRNKLDPLIGTRIGRLLHLDLVPGLTPLLLTEFGVPAETVPTDAFLKVLTELAEADELPQSGGELEVPEGAALLLGQYLSALGILTPEEEEELHVQMLRGAAERGHREIVFKPHPSAPARWSRLLEREAEKRDLALTVLDRPVLAEVLYQRMRPALVVGCFSTALLTASTFYDLPTARTGTGLLLERLAPYQNSNRIPVTIVDALVPDLADRSATPHTAPGDIAGLVTAVGYAMQHQIYPNLRPATERYLATRLDQHTWRYFKRRRLTALALPGAIPSQLAFIPRNATVRRVARRARAVQRRLKKRAVFG
- a CDS encoding putative T7SS-secreted protein, with protein sequence MGLFGDIGDGINSAADKIGDAVDGAEKAVGEGIEYATDKTGDVLDTVGAHGAAKAVRSVGEDAADALGAQVDERQLGESDDPKELIHGDVSKINETAGHLKNFYAAFDRVGQGIRKLDAGSWKGKAAESFHEKFDAHPKEWMRAADACETAWKALDAYADTVNWAQKKAQTAIDKWQEAEDKTKKAVDAYRHEVDTYNAKAEAYNSALDSGSDPGAKPQKPGAFVNPGETGRAEAKEILQNARSQRNEAAEKAHRALQSALEHAPKEPKFLTEMTLDAADGVVGGGLNLMHVVGGATKAVVGTVNMLRTVNPMEPYNMAHPYMYLANVSKTGLGLVSAAAHPGRMAKGMLGEGWGSDPGDAGGALFVNIIGGKGAGAIGKGLVRAGARDIAKGAARDALKDGGKVAIKDRARQWWCRTFGNDPIDMATGRMALPQTDIDLPGSLPLTFTRTFESSYRTGRWFGPTWMSTVDQRLEIDSEGVILIGEQGNLLAYPHPAVGVPTLPIEGDGDPLERTPDGDYLLTNPSTGTRRYFTTYTEDLAVLDEISDRRGNHHTFDYTEDGTPTAITHSAGYRLLLTTDNGRITALHLAGAALDGGDQLLMTYGYDEAGNLVTTTNSSGLPLRFTYDDLGRITSWTDTNNSSYSYVYDDQDRCTSQGGIAGHLRAHFTWGDPDPVTGLRTNLFYNSQGGVTRYEVNDHHQIVAETDPTGATTRTVRDAKHRILSTTDPLGRTTSFTYDDEGRLTSVTLPDGTATSTTYNEDGHPLSITGPDGTTWTHTYDANGNRTSTTDPTGATTTYTHDTRGHLASVTDALDNTTRLYCNEAGLPLSITNPLGATTHYRRDAFGRTTSVTDPLGETTHMVWTVEGKLAVRLDPTGATEKWTYDGEGNRTSHTNAIGQTTHYEFGHFDLPTARTDPDGVRHEFTHDTELRLTQVANPQGLTWNYTYDGAGRLISESDFDDRTLTYTHDAAGQLVTRTNALGEVTAYTRDVLGRITSKDAAGLLTTYEHDVAGNLRQATNPDAAVTYTRDVLGRVTAESVNGRTMTFTYDALGRRTSRTTPTGHTTTYAYDAAGNRTAMDISGHTLTFDHDAAGQELTRTIGDSLQLAHTWDPTGRLATQSFTTTAAGAAQTQLHRSYTYRPDGYLTAVDDSHTGRRTFALDRAGRVTAVHATNWTETYAYDAAGNQTHADWPAQHPNPSARGDRSYEGTCITRAGAIRYEHDVLGRVTLRQKTRLSRKPDTWQYTWNAEDRLTSVVTPDGTTWRYQYDPFGRRIAKHRLASDGETFAEQTNFAWDGTTVTEQTTQALTAKEAVTLTWDHQGLAPLTQTERKTAVSVLPRASQQAIDQRFFSIVTDLVGTPTELISESGDIAWRTRATLWGSTTWNGNATAYTPLRFPGQYFDSETQLHYNYFRIFDADTARYLTLDPLGLSPTPNPASYVTNPNAWTDPLGLSPCEVALGYKNHGIEAFAQERGIHHFMGLSADEWRGPVLDAIKDGSVKIHVSMKGFSGGFEGMAKRGLGHEKGIAPHATEEEMGWIARAVRHGYRDWGSIKFYGRDGEIVHVPEPDWPTFGRVIPFFD
- a CDS encoding glycosyltransferase family 2 protein, which gives rise to MVKLSVIVPFYNVQTYAPDTLKSLAANAREDFEFLLVDDCSRDETPEILARAERELPGARVLRHEKNGGLATARNTGLDEARGEYVAFLDGDDWLAPGYYPELLSTIEELGCDFLRTDHVQCTNRARAVHRVPHGRRGVVMDPRALILPADRSTSVDYAYAWAGIYHRRLLDDGVLHFRDGLRTAEDRPWIWRLHREAKSMAVVGLLGVFYRRGVASSLTQIGDVRQLDFIRAFDQVIEETAQDRDAEALLPKAVRTYCAIISHHLGSIERFEPQVARKLRSMSAAAMKRMPQDVLKEALESMDVQRASRLRRLRRRPVPAEVAA
- a CDS encoding TetR/AcrR family transcriptional regulator C-terminal domain-containing protein, which translates into the protein MVSRIDRKQVVETALRLLNEVGLDGLTLRRIAKELNVQAPALYWHFKNKQELLDEMATEIFRRMTVQLRAGTGPWGDGPGYTWQDAALTAARELRRELLSYRDGGKVFSGTRMTDESAAGPLETHLGRIVAAGFTPREAVRAWFTLYNFTIGLVIEEQSVHPDPENPAHRDPAYDLEARQRRLGDSHPLAAAAGPEMFGDMEAAFEAGLRIIVAGIEATRGRG